A window of Streptomyces caniferus contains these coding sequences:
- a CDS encoding FAD-binding oxidoreductase → MKRRTLLQAGGGLAATSVAFATGCDNKTGKAGAASSTSATGGATGTGAAQTNAASAPAGAVRGRASQASWTALGKSLDGKLVRASDAAYATARRLYNTRYDTLKPSAIAYVEHPSDIAECLAFARRYDTPVAIRSGGHSYAGWSSGNNKLVIDVSALSKVGAPSGGTTRIGAGAKLIDVYEGLGAHGVTIPGGSCPTVGISGLTLGGGHGVVSRAYGLTCDSLVGATLVTADGKTVDCDKKQHADLFWALRGAGNGNFGVVTELRFRTHPAPRAVMAYMTWPWSKAAKVVASWQKWGPVQADEIWSACHLDARPGNTPSVSVAAFSLGSYRELQNAVDKLADQPGGPGPATSVHLTPTGYLDAMESYAGCSSKSTAQCHMPGSLPGHTGSGQLGRETYAARSHFFDRSLSTAGIRTLMDQIERGGRKGVSGNVALTALGGAVNRVGRTDTAFVHRGSRFLAQYLTSWPANGSSATRTAWLNSFHDAMRRYSSGAAYQNYTDPGLSDWKSAYYGAAATRLAQVKRTYDPQRLFSTFPQAL, encoded by the coding sequence GTGAAGCGGCGCACACTCCTGCAGGCGGGCGGCGGACTCGCGGCGACCTCGGTCGCCTTTGCCACCGGCTGCGACAACAAGACCGGCAAGGCGGGTGCGGCGTCCTCCACATCCGCCACGGGCGGCGCGACCGGCACCGGCGCGGCACAGACCAACGCGGCCTCGGCCCCCGCCGGCGCCGTCCGCGGCCGCGCCTCCCAGGCGTCCTGGACCGCACTGGGCAAGAGCCTGGACGGCAAGCTGGTGCGCGCCTCCGACGCCGCCTACGCGACCGCCCGCCGCCTCTACAACACCCGCTACGACACGCTGAAGCCGTCGGCCATCGCGTATGTCGAGCACCCGTCGGACATCGCCGAATGCCTCGCCTTCGCCCGCCGCTACGACACCCCGGTCGCCATCCGCAGCGGCGGCCACTCCTACGCCGGCTGGTCCAGCGGCAACAACAAGCTCGTCATCGACGTCTCCGCGCTCTCCAAGGTCGGCGCGCCGTCCGGCGGCACCACCCGCATCGGGGCGGGCGCCAAGCTCATCGACGTGTACGAGGGCCTGGGCGCGCACGGCGTGACCATACCCGGGGGCTCCTGCCCCACCGTCGGCATATCCGGTCTCACCCTCGGCGGCGGCCATGGCGTGGTCTCCCGCGCCTACGGCCTGACCTGCGACAGCCTCGTCGGCGCCACCCTGGTCACGGCCGACGGCAAGACCGTCGACTGCGACAAGAAGCAGCACGCCGACCTGTTCTGGGCGCTGCGCGGCGCCGGCAACGGCAACTTCGGCGTGGTGACCGAGCTCCGCTTCCGTACGCATCCGGCGCCCCGTGCCGTGATGGCGTACATGACCTGGCCGTGGTCCAAGGCGGCGAAGGTCGTGGCGTCCTGGCAGAAGTGGGGCCCGGTGCAGGCCGACGAGATATGGTCCGCCTGCCATCTCGACGCCCGCCCCGGCAACACCCCGTCCGTCTCCGTCGCGGCCTTCTCGCTGGGCAGCTACCGCGAACTGCAGAACGCCGTCGACAAGCTCGCCGACCAGCCGGGCGGCCCCGGCCCCGCCACCTCGGTCCACCTCACGCCGACCGGCTACCTGGACGCGATGGAGTCCTACGCGGGCTGCTCGTCGAAGTCCACGGCGCAGTGCCACATGCCGGGTTCGCTGCCCGGCCACACCGGCTCCGGCCAACTGGGCCGCGAGACCTACGCCGCCCGCTCGCACTTCTTCGACCGCTCGCTGTCCACGGCCGGTATCCGCACCCTGATGGACCAGATCGAGCGCGGCGGCCGCAAGGGCGTCAGCGGGAACGTGGCGCTGACGGCGCTGGGCGGCGCCGTCAACCGCGTCGGGCGCACCGACACCGCCTTCGTCCACCGCGGCTCGCGGTTCCTGGCCCAGTACTTGACGTCCTGGCCGGCGAACGGCTCGTCCGCCACCCGCACAGCGTGGCTGAATTCCTTCCACGACGCGATGCGCCGCTACTCCTCGGGCGCCGCCTACCAGAACTACACCGACCCGGGGCTCAGCGACTGGAAGTCCGCCTACTACGGCGCCGCCGCGACCCGCCTCGCCCAGGTCAAGCGGACCTACGACCCGCAGCGGCTGTTCAGCACCTTCCCGCAGGCGCTCTGA
- a CDS encoding phosphatase PAP2 family protein: protein MAGLALEGPNPDVDVLDGINGLAKDAPHWVNKAMEYIGEYGIIAGLAVLCVIAWWSARRRPGAPSAVAGLVWAPLAAGLALLANIPIRGFVERPRPFKDHAGLEVLIPGKSDFSFVSDHATLTMAVGVALFVAHRKYGLIGIALALAEGFCRVYMGVHYPTDVVGGFALGTAVALLLAPLAQALLVPLTTAIGRSKVAWLVRAPGADGGAGQDAEGGRVVATGSAMPRGHKERDKDLAA from the coding sequence ATGGCTGGACTCGCACTCGAGGGGCCGAACCCCGACGTCGACGTGCTCGACGGCATCAACGGCCTCGCGAAGGACGCCCCCCACTGGGTCAACAAGGCCATGGAGTACATCGGCGAGTACGGCATCATCGCCGGCCTCGCGGTGCTGTGTGTGATCGCCTGGTGGTCGGCGCGCCGCCGGCCGGGCGCGCCGTCCGCCGTCGCGGGCCTGGTCTGGGCGCCGCTGGCCGCGGGCCTCGCGCTGCTGGCCAATATCCCGATCCGGGGGTTCGTGGAGCGGCCGCGGCCGTTCAAGGACCATGCCGGCCTGGAAGTGCTGATCCCCGGCAAGAGCGACTTCTCGTTCGTGAGCGATCACGCGACGCTCACCATGGCGGTCGGCGTCGCCCTGTTCGTCGCCCACCGGAAGTACGGCCTGATCGGGATCGCGCTGGCGCTCGCCGAGGGCTTCTGCCGCGTCTACATGGGCGTGCACTACCCGACCGACGTGGTCGGCGGCTTCGCGCTGGGCACCGCCGTCGCGCTGCTGCTCGCGCCGCTCGCGCAGGCGCTGCTGGTGCCGCTGACGACGGCGATCGGCCGGTCCAAGGTGGCGTGGCTGGTGCGGGCGCCGGGTGCGGACGGCGGCGCGGGGCAGGACGCCGAGGGCGGCCGGGTGGTCGCCACCGGATCGGCGATGCCGCGGGGGCACAAGGAGCGGGACAAGGACCTGGCGGCCTGA
- a CDS encoding bifunctional lytic transglycosylase/C40 family peptidase, translating into MRKFWVAGGLGAGLVLCLLGLLVIGTYTVAARLAGAGGQALGLAKGAVPAEYQQLVQKWGTLCPAISPALLAAQLYQESGWNPRAQSPAAAQGMAQFIPGTWQTHGIDGNGDGKKDVWDPHDAIASAASYDCELASYVKGAPGNATHNMLAAYNAGAYRVIQYNGVPPYRETQNYVKTITTLAKSFEAPSGPVAPSKQAAGAIYFAQEKLGTPYLWGGTGTAAQGGRFDCSGLTQAAYRSVGIELPRVANDQWNAGAHPKRNELLPGDLVFFAYDLKDPRSIHHVGIYVGGGYMINAPYTGAKIRFDKIDTPDYIGATRVTSDGAKALPGTNAA; encoded by the coding sequence GTGCGGAAATTCTGGGTGGCCGGAGGGCTCGGGGCAGGGCTGGTGCTCTGCCTGCTCGGGCTGCTCGTGATCGGTACGTACACAGTGGCGGCCAGGCTGGCCGGGGCCGGCGGACAGGCGCTCGGGCTGGCGAAGGGCGCGGTGCCGGCGGAGTACCAGCAGCTGGTGCAGAAGTGGGGGACGCTCTGCCCCGCGATAAGCCCGGCGCTGCTGGCGGCGCAGCTCTACCAGGAGAGCGGGTGGAACCCCCGGGCGCAGAGCCCGGCGGCCGCCCAGGGCATGGCGCAGTTCATCCCGGGGACGTGGCAGACCCACGGCATCGACGGGAACGGCGACGGCAAGAAGGACGTGTGGGACCCGCACGACGCGATCGCGTCGGCGGCCTCGTACGACTGCGAGCTGGCCAGTTATGTGAAGGGCGCACCGGGCAACGCCACGCACAACATGCTCGCCGCGTACAACGCGGGGGCGTACCGCGTGATCCAGTACAACGGGGTGCCGCCGTACCGCGAGACCCAGAACTACGTGAAGACGATCACGACGCTCGCGAAGAGCTTCGAGGCGCCGTCGGGTCCGGTGGCGCCGTCGAAGCAGGCCGCGGGGGCGATCTACTTCGCGCAGGAGAAGCTCGGCACGCCTTATTTGTGGGGTGGTACCGGCACGGCGGCACAGGGCGGGCGGTTCGACTGTTCGGGGCTGACCCAGGCGGCGTACCGCTCCGTGGGCATCGAGCTGCCCCGGGTGGCGAACGACCAGTGGAACGCCGGGGCGCACCCGAAGCGGAACGAGCTGCTCCCGGGGGACCTGGTGTTCTTCGCCTACGACCTCAAGGACCCGCGGTCGATCCACCATGTGGGGATCTATGTGGGGGGCGGGTACATGATCAATGCGCCGTACACCGGGGCCAAAATCCGGTTCGACAAGATCGATACGCCGGATTACATCGGTGCCACCCGCGTCACGTCCGATGGCGCAAAAGCGCTGCCCGGTACGAACGCTGCGTGA
- a CDS encoding SCO6880 family protein, which produces MSTQSHPIAPRRTYLIGRARPNAIVGKNRETGEIALIIVGAFLGMMCGLLVPLLPLRIVSLTGFPMLGLALVYVPYKGRTFYKWFEIRRSFRRTVRRGATYRSGAAEAGVRLDGREIEIGPPPGIGRINWLSAPFGPDEIAVLLHADRKTVTAAIEIEGPGVGLRDSEDQEALVDRFGTLLKHVANGDGFVTRLQMLARTLPADPDAHAKDVAQRGDRSSPDWLQESYDQLQSMVSTSSEQHRAYLVACMHYTRELAAEAQTMARAARMHQGGLLRKKLDRDAGLAVVMARELTDICARLAEADIRVRQPLGQARLASLVHSMYDPDHPIDHIQAMSKRNAWPAELDAMEPTYLQAKTRESTTRAPWCHATAWVKEWPLTPVGVNFLAPLLVHTPDVIRTVAVCMDLEPTEIAIERMLTEKTNDDAEASRAAKMNRVVDPRDVAHHGRVDQRGEDLASGAAGVNLVGYLTVSSRSPEALARDKRTIRASAGKSYLKLEWCDREHHRAFVNTLPFATGIRR; this is translated from the coding sequence TTGAGCACGCAGTCCCACCCGATCGCGCCACGTCGCACCTATCTGATCGGCCGCGCCCGGCCCAACGCGATCGTCGGCAAGAACCGCGAGACCGGTGAGATCGCGCTGATCATCGTGGGGGCGTTCCTCGGCATGATGTGCGGGCTGCTGGTGCCCCTGCTGCCGCTGCGGATCGTGTCCCTCACCGGCTTCCCGATGCTGGGGCTCGCCCTCGTCTACGTGCCGTACAAGGGCCGTACGTTCTACAAGTGGTTCGAGATCCGGCGCAGCTTCCGCCGTACGGTCCGCCGCGGTGCGACCTACCGTTCCGGCGCCGCCGAGGCCGGCGTCCGGCTGGACGGCCGCGAGATCGAGATCGGCCCGCCGCCCGGCATCGGCCGGATCAACTGGCTCTCCGCCCCGTTCGGCCCCGACGAGATCGCGGTGCTGCTGCACGCCGACCGCAAGACGGTGACGGCCGCCATCGAGATCGAGGGGCCGGGCGTCGGCCTGCGCGACAGCGAGGACCAGGAGGCGCTGGTCGACCGCTTCGGGACGCTGCTCAAGCATGTGGCCAACGGCGACGGCTTCGTGACCCGGCTGCAGATGCTGGCCCGTACGCTCCCCGCCGACCCGGACGCGCACGCCAAGGACGTCGCCCAGCGCGGCGACCGCTCCTCCCCGGACTGGCTGCAGGAGTCCTACGACCAGCTCCAGTCGATGGTCTCGACCTCCTCCGAGCAGCACCGCGCCTACCTCGTCGCCTGTATGCACTACACCCGCGAGCTGGCCGCCGAGGCGCAGACCATGGCGCGCGCCGCCCGGATGCACCAGGGCGGGCTGCTGCGCAAGAAGCTGGACCGCGACGCCGGTCTCGCGGTCGTGATGGCCCGTGAGCTGACCGACATCTGCGCCCGGCTCGCCGAGGCCGACATCCGGGTCCGCCAGCCGCTGGGCCAGGCCCGGCTCGCCTCCCTCGTGCACTCCATGTACGACCCGGACCACCCCATCGACCACATCCAGGCGATGAGCAAGCGCAACGCCTGGCCGGCCGAGCTGGATGCGATGGAGCCGACGTATCTGCAGGCCAAGACGCGGGAGTCGACGACCCGCGCACCCTGGTGCCACGCCACCGCCTGGGTCAAGGAGTGGCCGCTGACCCCGGTGGGCGTCAACTTCCTCGCGCCCCTCCTGGTGCACACCCCGGACGTGATCCGTACGGTCGCGGTCTGCATGGACCTGGAGCCCACCGAGATCGCCATCGAGCGGATGCTCACCGAGAAGACGAACGACGATGCCGAGGCCAGCCGTGCCGCGAAGATGAACCGCGTCGTCGACCCGCGCGACGTCGCCCACCACGGCCGCGTCGACCAGCGCGGCGAGGACCTGGCGTCCGGCGCCGCCGGCGTCAATCTCGTCGGCTACCTCACGGTCTCCTCCCGCTCGCCCGAGGCGCTCGCCCGCGACAAGCGCACCATCCGCGCCTCGGCCGGCAAGTCCTACCTCAAGCTGGAGTGGTGCGACCGCGAGCACCACCGGGCGTTCGTCAACACCCTGCCGTTCGCGACCGGGATCCGCCGCTAA
- a CDS encoding ATP-binding protein → MLDPLGALTDAFTSFLFGKVETTRLPVRTSTGQAQAVYLPTAAPGLGDSGVIIGREVYSGKGYIYDPFQLYGQQLPAPHWLVLGESGNGKSALEKTYVLRQLRFRDRQVVVLDAQGEDGVGEWNLIAQELGITPIRLDPTAALNGGIRLNPLDPSITTTGQLALLRTIIEVAMGHGLDERSGFALKVAHAYVTETITDRQPVLTDIVEQLRHPEAESAESMNVDIDDVRAWGLDVALVLDRLVDGDLRGMFDGPTSAGIDLDAPLIVFDLSHIDRNSIAMPILMAIVGVWLEHTWIRPDRKKRIFLVEEAWHIINSPFVAQLFQRLLKFGRRLGLSFVAVVHHLSDVVDGAAAREAAAILKMASTRTIYAQKADEARATGRVLGLPRWAVEIIPTLTPGIAVWDVNGNVQVVKHLITEAERPLVYTDRAMTESSAMPTDEARALQAAADAEAEARAEAMAMERQWRDESSETVA, encoded by the coding sequence ATGCTCGATCCGCTCGGAGCGCTCACCGACGCGTTCACCAGCTTCCTGTTCGGGAAGGTGGAGACGACCCGGCTGCCCGTACGCACCTCCACCGGCCAGGCGCAGGCGGTCTATCTGCCCACCGCGGCCCCCGGCCTCGGCGACTCCGGCGTGATCATCGGCCGTGAGGTCTACAGCGGCAAGGGCTACATCTACGACCCCTTCCAGCTCTACGGGCAGCAGCTGCCGGCCCCGCACTGGCTGGTGCTCGGCGAGTCCGGCAACGGCAAGTCGGCGCTGGAGAAGACCTATGTGCTGCGGCAGTTGAGGTTCCGTGACCGTCAGGTCGTGGTGCTCGATGCCCAGGGCGAGGACGGCGTCGGCGAGTGGAACCTCATCGCCCAGGAGCTGGGGATAACCCCCATCCGCCTGGACCCGACGGCCGCTCTCAACGGCGGCATCCGCCTCAACCCCCTCGATCCGTCGATCACCACCACGGGCCAGCTGGCCCTGCTGCGCACGATCATCGAGGTGGCGATGGGCCACGGCCTGGACGAGCGCTCCGGCTTCGCCCTCAAGGTCGCCCATGCCTACGTCACCGAAACCATCACCGACCGGCAGCCCGTCCTGACCGACATCGTCGAGCAGCTGCGGCACCCGGAGGCGGAGTCGGCGGAGTCGATGAATGTCGACATAGACGACGTCCGGGCCTGGGGCCTGGACGTGGCGCTGGTCCTCGACCGGCTCGTCGACGGTGACCTGCGCGGGATGTTCGACGGCCCGACCTCGGCGGGCATCGACCTCGACGCACCGCTGATCGTCTTCGACCTCTCGCACATCGACCGCAACTCCATCGCGATGCCGATCCTGATGGCGATCGTCGGCGTCTGGCTGGAGCACACCTGGATCCGCCCCGACCGCAAGAAGCGCATCTTCCTGGTCGAAGAGGCCTGGCACATCATCAACTCGCCCTTCGTCGCCCAGCTCTTCCAGCGGCTGCTGAAGTTCGGCCGACGGCTCGGCCTGTCGTTCGTGGCCGTCGTCCACCACCTCAGCGACGTGGTCGACGGCGCCGCCGCCCGGGAGGCCGCGGCGATCCTCAAGATGGCCTCGACCCGCACCATCTACGCCCAGAAGGCCGACGAGGCACGCGCCACGGGCCGGGTACTGGGCCTGCCGCGCTGGGCCGTCGAGATCATCCCGACCCTCACCCCCGGCATCGCGGTCTGGGACGTCAACGGCAATGTCCAGGTCGTCAAACACCTCATCACCGAGGCCGAGCGCCCGCTCGTCTACACCGACCGGGCGATGACCGAGTCGTCCGCGATGCCGACGGACGAGGCGCGCGCCCTCCAGGCGGCGGCGGACGCCGAGGCCGAGGCGCGCGCCGAGGCCATGGCGATGGAGCGGCAGTGGAGAGACGAGTCGAGCGAGACGGTGGCGTGA
- a CDS encoding TraM recognition domain-containing protein → MTRGYDEERGGRGYRDAPGGRGRGIPDSLLVGLLAFLLGLTLLVWTATGLAGLFTHGAWPDGVTYPGTPMALRHLVSAPHDLAAAWPDTPKGQLSGYGLFWGILIGELMVLLVLVIFALGTVTRYRAVRSARRAKARQAREAAYDARATERDARPTGKAGEPRTPREPQEPRETARTAPEPAAAPSEDAPAGPATPAGPAVPTTPSAPSVPLGPSATTTAMATGPVPEQRTAPPAAPALPGAGTTGPHAEPALPRLQFATDRTVTLAASLAAATAAPGPLIVATTDPVLWADTKDARAKLGPVLTYDPTHRLDTPARLRWSPTSGCTDLATATARATALLAPVRPAGALDSAVADAAQTLLRCWLHAAAVDGRPFRQLHRWAHTTGAAQEPVRILRTSAKASGGQAGELESVLTAHPERREAAQQLVGRALTALSSIHIRDACNPLRADSVILESFIDEGGTLYVVGDPIEDPRTDPGAMPLLTALLSHVVEHGRRMAERSSDGRLDPPLTLVLDDIAALAPLPALPGLLETGRGRGLLTLATMRSREQARARWPHHSLPA, encoded by the coding sequence GTGACGCGCGGATACGACGAGGAACGGGGCGGCCGCGGCTACCGCGACGCGCCCGGCGGGCGGGGGCGCGGCATCCCCGACTCCCTGCTGGTCGGGCTGCTCGCCTTCCTGCTGGGCCTGACCCTCCTGGTGTGGACCGCGACCGGCCTGGCCGGCCTGTTCACGCACGGCGCCTGGCCCGACGGCGTCACCTACCCCGGTACGCCGATGGCGCTGCGCCACCTGGTCTCGGCGCCGCACGACCTCGCCGCCGCCTGGCCCGACACCCCCAAGGGCCAGCTCTCCGGGTACGGCCTGTTCTGGGGCATCCTCATCGGCGAGCTGATGGTCCTGCTGGTCCTGGTGATCTTCGCCCTGGGGACGGTCACCCGCTATCGCGCGGTCCGCTCGGCACGGCGGGCGAAGGCCAGGCAGGCTCGGGAGGCGGCCTACGACGCACGCGCGACGGAACGGGACGCGCGGCCGACCGGGAAGGCCGGAGAACCCCGGACGCCTCGGGAGCCCCAAGAGCCCCGGGAGACGGCCCGTACCGCCCCGGAGCCCGCGGCGGCGCCCAGCGAGGACGCACCCGCCGGACCGGCCACCCCCGCCGGACCGGCCGTCCCCACCACACCCTCCGCCCCGTCCGTACCCCTCGGCCCCTCGGCGACCACCACGGCCATGGCCACCGGCCCCGTCCCCGAGCAACGCACCGCTCCCCCGGCAGCCCCGGCGCTCCCGGGGGCCGGGACGACCGGCCCGCACGCCGAACCCGCCCTCCCCCGCCTCCAGTTCGCCACCGACCGCACCGTCACCCTCGCGGCGTCCCTCGCCGCCGCGACCGCCGCCCCGGGCCCCCTGATCGTCGCCACGACCGACCCCGTCCTCTGGGCCGACACCAAGGACGCCCGCGCCAAGCTCGGCCCGGTGCTGACCTACGACCCCACGCACCGCCTCGACACCCCGGCCCGGCTGCGCTGGTCACCGACCTCCGGCTGTACGGACCTCGCCACCGCCACCGCCCGTGCCACCGCGCTGCTGGCCCCCGTACGCCCGGCCGGCGCCCTGGACTCGGCCGTCGCGGACGCCGCCCAGACCCTGCTGCGCTGCTGGCTGCACGCCGCCGCGGTGGACGGCCGCCCGTTCCGCCAGCTGCACCGCTGGGCACACACCACCGGCGCCGCCCAGGAACCCGTACGCATCCTGCGCACCAGCGCCAAGGCCTCCGGCGGCCAGGCCGGCGAGCTGGAGTCGGTGCTGACCGCCCACCCCGAACGCCGGGAGGCCGCCCAACAGTTGGTCGGCCGCGCACTGACCGCCCTCTCCTCGATCCATATCCGGGACGCCTGCAATCCACTTCGAGCAGATTCAGTCATCCTCGAATCATTTATCGACGAGGGGGGAACGCTGTACGTGGTAGGCGATCCCATCGAGGATCCGCGTACCGACCCGGGTGCGATGCCGCTGCTCACCGCACTCCTCTCGCACGTGGTCGAGCACGGCCGCCGCATGGCCGAACGGTCATCTGACGGTCGGCTCGACCCACCACTCACCCTCGTCCTGGACGACATCGCGGCCCTCGCCCCGCTGCCCGCCCTCCCCGGCCTCCTCGAAACGGGCCGCGGCCGCGGCCTGCTGACCCTGGCGACCATGCGCTCCCGCGAACAGGCCCGCGCCCGCTGGCCACATCACTCCCTCCCGGCCTGA
- a CDS encoding thioesterase II family protein, whose translation MACSPWLRRLGRRPAGALGPPPRSSAAWGRVVCFPHAGGGAGAFRPLATALAASPAAQDHPYEVLAVRYPGRHDRLREERIEQVTELAAGAYQALAPLTGRPLTLLGHSMGALVAYEVTRLLEQEGATRPVRLIASSAWAPSRVRNGTVHLRDDDGLVEEIRRTAGTDPRLLEDRAVLATSLPVVRSDYKAVETYRHRPGPPLRTPVTVLVGDADPLVAVEDAGAWRRHTVGGFRMRIFPGGGHFYVAGHWPEVAEQVGVGQAGRE comes from the coding sequence GTGGCATGTAGTCCATGGCTGCGCAGGCTGGGGCGGCGCCCGGCCGGGGCGCTCGGGCCCCCTCCCCGCTCCTCGGCGGCCTGGGGGAGGGTGGTCTGCTTTCCGCACGCGGGCGGTGGCGCGGGCGCCTTCCGGCCGCTCGCCACGGCCCTCGCCGCCTCACCAGCCGCGCAGGACCACCCGTACGAGGTGCTGGCGGTGCGGTACCCGGGCCGCCACGACCGGCTCCGCGAAGAGCGTATCGAGCAGGTGACGGAGCTGGCGGCCGGCGCGTACCAGGCGCTGGCACCGCTCACCGGCCGGCCGCTGACCCTGCTGGGACACAGCATGGGCGCGCTGGTGGCGTACGAGGTGACCCGGCTGCTGGAGCAGGAGGGCGCCACCCGGCCCGTCCGGCTGATCGCCTCCAGTGCCTGGGCCCCGTCGCGCGTCAGGAACGGCACCGTCCACCTGCGGGACGACGACGGACTCGTCGAGGAGATCCGGCGGACCGCGGGCACCGACCCGCGGCTCCTGGAGGACCGCGCGGTGCTGGCGACGTCCCTGCCCGTGGTGCGCAGCGACTACAAGGCCGTGGAGACCTACCGGCACCGGCCGGGGCCGCCGTTGCGAACGCCGGTGACCGTGCTCGTCGGTGACGCCGATCCGCTGGTCGCCGTCGAGGACGCGGGCGCCTGGCGTCGGCACACCGTCGGGGGCTTCCGGATGCGGATCTTTCCGGGCGGTGGTCACTTCTACGTCGCCGGGCACTGGCCGGAGGTGGCGGAGCAGGTCGGCGTCGGTCAGGCCGGGAGGGAGTGA
- a CDS encoding SDR family NAD(P)-dependent oxidoreductase yields the protein MNAYDTHPESTAHPRPTAQDRPAGPPEPGELTGRTAVVTGAAQGIGREVALLLAASGAARLILLDRDAALLDTVVKEVHDLGADVVPVPVDLRDRALVRTRLRTALRAAGRLDILVNNAGVADENGPDDETTWLRVLDINLHGTFAVTAACLEHLVDKGRIVNVSSILGKAGKMRNTAYCASKHGLIGYTKGLALDLAARGITVNAVLPGWIDTPMLRRELAAQADEIGADPVRMLRQARKSIPLRRLVEAREAAELIGFLVSDRAAAITAQSLTVDGGYTRGM from the coding sequence ATGAACGCATACGACACCCACCCCGAGTCCACCGCACACCCCCGGCCCACCGCACAGGACCGGCCCGCCGGCCCGCCGGAGCCCGGCGAACTGACGGGCCGGACCGCCGTCGTCACCGGCGCGGCCCAGGGCATCGGCCGCGAGGTCGCCCTCCTGCTGGCCGCGTCCGGCGCCGCGCGTCTGATCCTGCTGGACCGGGACGCCGCCCTCCTGGACACCGTCGTCAAGGAAGTACACGACCTGGGCGCCGACGTCGTGCCGGTCCCCGTGGACCTGCGCGACCGCGCCCTCGTACGCACCCGGCTGCGCACCGCACTCCGGGCCGCGGGCAGGCTCGACATCCTCGTCAACAACGCCGGGGTGGCCGACGAGAACGGCCCCGACGACGAGACCACCTGGCTGCGGGTGCTCGACATCAATCTGCACGGCACCTTCGCGGTCACCGCCGCCTGTCTGGAACACCTCGTCGACAAGGGGCGCATCGTCAACGTGTCCTCCATCCTCGGCAAGGCCGGCAAGATGCGGAACACCGCCTACTGCGCCTCCAAACACGGCCTGATCGGCTACACCAAGGGACTGGCCCTCGATCTCGCCGCCCGTGGGATCACGGTCAACGCCGTCCTGCCCGGCTGGATCGACACCCCCATGCTCCGACGAGAACTCGCCGCCCAGGCGGACGAGATCGGCGCGGACCCGGTGCGGATGCTGCGCCAGGCCCGTAAGAGCATCCCGCTGCGCCGGCTCGTCGAGGCACGGGAGGCCGCCGAGCTCATCGGATTCCTGGTGTCCGACCGCGCGGCCGCCATCACGGCGCAGAGCCTGACCGTCGACGGGGGCTACACCCGTGGCATGTAG
- a CDS encoding 3-oxoacyl-ACP reductase family protein: MEFEGQVALVTGGSRGIGRAIAVRLAEAGCDIALTYRSATTEAEQVAERIAGLGRKVELYQGDISDPKVPQTIVNGVRASFGRIDVLVNNAGITRDELLVNQSLEDIEQVLATNLIAPMLTVQAVAPLMLRRRYGRIVNISSSAASKPGRGQSNYAAAKGGLEAFTKAMAVELASRGILVNAVAPGVINTEMTDAIRSHGEDEIMRRLLVKSYAEPETVADAVVHLAGPRNTYTTGEVLHVDGGLKMA, from the coding sequence ATGGAATTCGAAGGCCAGGTGGCGCTGGTGACCGGCGGAAGCCGGGGCATCGGCCGCGCGATCGCCGTACGGCTCGCGGAGGCCGGATGCGATATCGCGCTCACCTACCGCAGCGCCACGACCGAGGCGGAACAGGTCGCCGAGCGGATCGCCGGGCTGGGCCGCAAGGTCGAGCTCTACCAGGGAGACATCTCCGACCCCAAGGTGCCGCAGACGATCGTGAACGGCGTCCGCGCGTCCTTCGGGCGGATCGATGTGCTCGTCAACAACGCCGGCATCACCCGCGACGAACTGCTGGTCAACCAGAGCCTCGAGGACATCGAGCAGGTGCTGGCCACCAATCTGATCGCCCCGATGCTCACCGTGCAGGCCGTGGCGCCCCTCATGCTCCGCCGGCGCTACGGACGGATCGTCAACATCTCCTCCTCCGCCGCCTCCAAACCCGGCCGGGGCCAGTCCAACTACGCGGCGGCCAAGGGTGGCCTGGAGGCGTTCACCAAGGCGATGGCGGTGGAACTCGCCTCCCGCGGCATCCTGGTGAACGCCGTCGCCCCCGGCGTGATCAACACCGAGATGACCGACGCCATCCGCAGCCACGGCGAGGACGAGATCATGCGTCGGCTGCTGGTGAAGAGCTACGCCGAACCCGAGACCGTCGCCGATGCCGTGGTCCACCTCGCCGGCCCCCGCAACACCTACACGACGGGCGAGGTACTCCATGTCGACGGCGGACTGAAGATGGCGTGA